One window of Botrimarina mediterranea genomic DNA carries:
- a CDS encoding phytoene desaturase family protein, with protein MYDTLIIGAGMSGLAAGIRLAMYDQRVCILEKHTTIGGLNSFYRLRRRDYDVGLHALTNITPKGTKKGPLARLLRQLRFSWDDFQISPQIGSQVVFPGHRLQFDNNPERLAESVAREFPAQADNWRKFIASIADYDDLTDEHQQQSARAVVSSYLTEPLLVEMLFCPLMFYGSAREHDMDWGQFCIMFRSIFLEGLGRPHAGVRLILKNLVKKFRGLGGELKLRSGVDRMHVENGRVVGVVLENGEVIEAKRILSSAGWCETMRLCDDGQPVEVAGSPQRSAGRLSFCETISTLDIDPKEMGYDRTITFFNDHDKFDWTVPNVPCDLRSGVICSPNNFEYTEALDDGRGGRGTMRITVLANYDYWNGLDKEAYELEKLRWFERVNESAVRFTPDFRGRIVDTDMFTPTTIVRFTGHDNGAVYGAPEKQLDGTTHLENLFICGTDQGFVGIVGSIVSGIGMANLHCLKE; from the coding sequence GTGTACGACACCCTCATCATCGGCGCCGGCATGAGCGGGCTCGCGGCCGGGATTCGGTTGGCGATGTACGATCAGCGCGTGTGCATCCTTGAGAAGCACACCACCATCGGCGGGCTCAACTCGTTCTATCGGCTGCGCCGACGGGATTACGACGTTGGCCTGCATGCGCTGACGAACATCACGCCGAAGGGGACGAAGAAGGGACCGCTCGCGCGGCTCTTGCGGCAGTTGCGGTTTAGTTGGGACGACTTTCAGATCTCGCCGCAGATCGGCTCGCAGGTGGTCTTCCCGGGCCATCGGTTGCAGTTCGACAACAACCCCGAGCGGCTCGCCGAGTCGGTCGCCCGTGAGTTCCCGGCGCAGGCCGACAACTGGCGGAAGTTCATCGCGTCGATCGCCGACTACGACGATCTGACCGACGAGCACCAGCAGCAGTCGGCCCGCGCGGTGGTGTCGAGCTACCTGACCGAGCCGCTGCTCGTGGAGATGCTCTTCTGCCCGCTGATGTTCTACGGCTCGGCCCGCGAGCATGACATGGACTGGGGCCAGTTCTGCATCATGTTCCGCAGCATCTTTCTTGAGGGACTGGGCCGGCCTCATGCGGGTGTGCGGCTGATCCTCAAGAACCTCGTGAAGAAGTTCCGCGGCCTCGGCGGCGAGTTGAAGCTGCGTAGCGGCGTTGACCGGATGCACGTCGAGAACGGCCGCGTCGTCGGCGTCGTGCTCGAGAACGGCGAGGTCATCGAGGCGAAACGCATTCTTTCGTCCGCCGGCTGGTGCGAGACGATGCGGCTCTGCGACGACGGCCAGCCCGTCGAGGTCGCCGGCTCGCCGCAGCGTTCCGCGGGGCGGCTCTCGTTCTGCGAGACGATCAGCACGCTCGATATTGATCCCAAAGAGATGGGTTACGACCGCACGATCACGTTCTTCAACGACCACGACAAGTTCGACTGGACCGTGCCGAACGTGCCGTGCGACTTGCGTAGCGGCGTGATCTGTAGCCCTAACAACTTCGAGTACACGGAAGCTTTAGACGACGGCCGCGGCGGCCGCGGCACGATGCGGATCACGGTGCTCGCCAACTACGACTACTGGAACGGGCTCGACAAAGAAGCCTACGAGCTCGAGAAGCTCCGCTGGTTCGAGCGCGTCAACGAGTCGGCCGTGCGGTTCACGCCCGACTTCCGCGGGCGGATCGTCGACACGGACATGTTCACGCCGACGACGATTGTCCGCTTCACCGGCCACGACAACGGCGCGGTCTACGGCGCCCCCGAGAAGCAACTCGACGGCACGACGCACTTAGAGAACCTCTTCATCTGCGGCACCGACCAAGGCTTCGTCGGCATCGTCGGCAGCATCGTCAGCGGCATCGGCATGGCGAATCTGCATTGCTTGAAGGAGTAG